From Thermodesulfovibrionales bacterium, one genomic window encodes:
- a CDS encoding MlaD family protein, translated as MSKKASKSLIGLFVLAAISLFVAGILIFGSGKFFTKADRSVMFFEGSVKGLTVGGPVVFHGAQIGHVTDIVVELNARDLTAFVPVYIEVYPQKIVPLGDDHGYDQRFLQALIEKGLRAQLQLQSFVTGQLVVNLDFYPNTPIRLVGLEKRYPEIPTIPSGLEQLTKRLEELPLREIADRLNETLAGITGLVNSRDLQASIGSLNQLLKDADVLVKTLNTEIGPLVSQIKGTADASRTAFAQAEKTLRFDEGVPGQVASSIKETLSAAQDTLKQTHTAVKNVNAVALQNANVGYEINRTLEQIAELSRSIRVLADYLERHPEALLRGKSPAKGE; from the coding sequence ATGAGCAAGAAGGCAAGCAAGAGTCTCATCGGGCTCTTCGTTCTTGCCGCTATTTCCCTCTTCGTTGCAGGCATACTCATTTTCGGTTCAGGCAAATTCTTCACAAAGGCCGATAGGAGTGTGATGTTCTTTGAGGGTTCGGTGAAAGGGCTCACGGTGGGGGGGCCGGTTGTGTTTCATGGCGCACAGATAGGGCACGTGACCGATATCGTCGTGGAACTCAATGCAAGAGACCTCACCGCTTTCGTCCCGGTTTACATAGAAGTCTATCCGCAAAAAATCGTGCCGCTAGGGGACGATCATGGCTATGACCAACGGTTTCTTCAGGCGCTGATAGAGAAAGGACTGAGAGCTCAGCTTCAGTTGCAGAGCTTTGTCACCGGCCAGCTCGTGGTCAATCTCGATTTCTACCCGAATACGCCGATCAGGCTTGTGGGCCTCGAAAAGCGGTATCCTGAGATCCCGACAATCCCTTCGGGTCTGGAGCAACTGACAAAAAGATTGGAGGAGTTGCCGCTCAGGGAGATCGCCGACAGATTAAATGAAACCCTTGCAGGAATAACCGGGCTCGTCAATTCCCGCGACCTTCAGGCAAGCATCGGCTCGCTGAATCAGTTGCTCAAAGACGCAGATGTGCTCGTGAAAACTCTCAATACCGAGATCGGGCCTCTCGTTTCGCAAATCAAGGGGACAGCGGATGCCTCCCGTACAGCCTTTGCACAGGCCGAAAAAACACTCAGATTCGATGAAGGTGTACCCGGGCAGGTCGCATCGAGCATCAAAGAGACCCTCTCTGCAGCCCAAGATACTCTGAAACAAACACACACAGCGGTCAAAAATGTCAACGCAGTCGCCCTGCAGAATGCAAACGTCGGATACGAGATAAACAGGACACTTGAGCAGATCGCCGAGCTCTC
- a CDS encoding ATP-binding cassette domain-containing protein → MEKREPQIVVQDLTLAYGDVVIQQDLTFTVTKGDIFIIMGGSGCGKSTLMRGLVGLLEPVKGQVLYEGISFWNAEEQERRRLFENFGVLYQSGALWTSMTLAENVALPLQECTDLSPARIAEIVSFKLSLVGLAGFEEYYPSELSGGMQKRAGLARAMALDPEILFFDEPSAGLDPVSARLLDRLILELRNSLGATVVIVTHDLQSIFSVGNNSVFLDAETKTMIAGGNPKELLATSRDPRVRNFLTSGGENIREGGRK, encoded by the coding sequence ATGGAGAAACGGGAGCCCCAGATTGTGGTACAGGACCTCACATTGGCCTACGGGGATGTAGTGATCCAGCAAGACCTTACCTTCACGGTGACCAAGGGGGACATCTTTATCATCATGGGCGGAAGCGGCTGTGGAAAGAGTACCCTTATGCGCGGCTTGGTTGGACTCTTGGAGCCGGTGAAAGGACAGGTGCTGTACGAAGGGATAAGCTTCTGGAATGCAGAAGAGCAAGAGCGCCGTCGGCTCTTTGAAAACTTCGGGGTGCTCTATCAGAGCGGAGCACTATGGACTTCCATGACCCTGGCCGAAAATGTGGCTCTACCCCTTCAGGAGTGCACCGACCTTAGCCCTGCCAGAATCGCCGAGATCGTTTCGTTCAAACTCTCCCTGGTCGGTCTTGCGGGTTTTGAGGAATATTATCCTTCCGAACTTAGTGGAGGAATGCAAAAGCGCGCCGGACTGGCCCGCGCGATGGCATTGGACCCTGAAATCCTCTTCTTTGATGAGCCCTCTGCCGGACTTGACCCTGTCAGCGCCCGATTGCTCGACAGGCTTATTTTGGAACTGAGGAACAGCCTCGGTGCCACCGTAGTGATTGTAACCCATGACCTTCAAAGCATTTTTTCTGTTGGCAATAATTCGGTATTCCTTGACGCAGAGACGAAGACCATGATCGCAGGCGGGAACCCTAAGGAACTTCTTGCAACCTCCAGAGATCCAAGGGTCAGGAATTTTTTGACAAGCGGTGGGGAAAATATCCGTGAAGGAGGGCGCAAATGA